A portion of the Acidisarcina polymorpha genome contains these proteins:
- a CDS encoding ThuA domain-containing protein, producing MARPAYIATSSAQGIDPMQHKVCEENGGALKRPSISTLLALLFLCAAAAQSAFSAETSPKFRVIVLAEKGGIHQPFVDAGKIWLNELAAKDNFAVDYIEDTAPVNDAFLARYQLFIQLNYAPYNWTPTAQAAFIKYIEQGKGGWIGFHHATLLGEFDGFQMWPWFSKFMGGIRFTAYIPTFADGVVTIEDPAHPTMKGVASPFLIQQEEWYTWDKSPRPNVHVLASVDESTYKPDTKTKMGDHPVIWTNPNYKARNIYIFMGHHPELFQNPAFTRIFTNSIYWAAQQ from the coding sequence ATGGCGCGCCCAGCGTATATCGCTACTTCTTCGGCGCAGGGAATCGACCCAATGCAGCACAAAGTCTGTGAAGAAAATGGAGGCGCCTTGAAGCGACCGTCAATATCCACACTGCTTGCTCTGCTCTTCCTCTGTGCAGCAGCGGCGCAATCCGCTTTCTCTGCGGAGACATCCCCAAAATTCCGGGTCATCGTGCTCGCGGAAAAAGGCGGCATCCATCAACCATTCGTCGACGCAGGAAAGATCTGGCTTAATGAATTAGCAGCAAAGGATAACTTCGCCGTTGACTACATTGAGGACACCGCACCAGTCAACGACGCATTTCTCGCCAGATATCAGTTATTCATTCAGCTGAACTACGCTCCGTACAATTGGACGCCAACCGCGCAGGCGGCCTTCATTAAATACATCGAGCAAGGCAAAGGCGGGTGGATCGGCTTCCATCATGCCACTTTGCTCGGCGAATTCGATGGCTTCCAGATGTGGCCCTGGTTCTCTAAATTCATGGGCGGCATTCGATTCACCGCCTATATTCCCACCTTCGCGGATGGCGTCGTCACCATCGAGGATCCCGCCCACCCAACAATGAAAGGTGTTGCCAGCCCATTCCTCATCCAGCAGGAAGAGTGGTACACCTGGGACAAATCCCCGCGGCCCAACGTTCACGTGCTCGCCAGTGTCGATGAAAGCACTTACAAGCCAGACACCAAGACAAAGATGGGCGACCACCCCGTCATCTGGACGAACCCGAATTACAAGGCCCGTAACATCTATATCTTCATGGGCCATCATCCCGAGCTCTTCCAGAATCCGGCCTTCACCAGAATCTTCACCAACTCCATCTACTGGGCCGCGCAGCAATAA
- a CDS encoding tetratricopeptide repeat protein: MPRRPSSPFTGLADSTPALRQSRYDSEMIRLGIRGSLLLMLVGISAYGVCQSSSATEQVEAHIREAHRLLSENRPAEAVPEFEAVVALDPANVDARGNLGVLLFFEKNYAAAIPQLREALRLKPDLWKIQALLGMAEHRSGDNAAARSDLEKSLPELQEKKIRIEAGLELVELDSASDDLEKAAAVVSTLLALDPENPQLLYTAYQIHSDLARQAILSLSLVAPKSALMYQAAAHEAARRGDTASAIVHYREALKIDPKLPGLHFELAEMLSSLPATAASSVEAKSEYEAALAQNSFDERAELRLAEIAMQANDQTKAYAFGARALQLQPDDAEANYEVAKMLLAMDQPAKAEPLLEHAVRLDPTNAVIHFRLSTVYHRLGRNVDAEREVQEYHKYKDLKEHLRVTWKELQLNPEKQGVFESKIEK; the protein is encoded by the coding sequence TTGCCGCGTCGCCCTTCGTCACCATTTACGGGACTGGCTGACTCAACGCCTGCCTTGCGTCAATCGCGATACGATTCCGAAATGATCCGTTTGGGTATTCGTGGTTCTCTTTTGCTGATGCTGGTGGGTATCTCCGCCTATGGGGTATGCCAGTCGAGCTCAGCGACCGAGCAGGTAGAGGCGCATATTCGTGAGGCACATCGATTGCTGAGCGAGAACCGGCCCGCGGAGGCAGTTCCAGAATTTGAGGCGGTGGTTGCGCTTGACCCTGCCAACGTAGACGCTCGCGGCAACCTGGGAGTGCTGCTCTTTTTCGAGAAGAACTATGCAGCCGCGATCCCTCAGCTTCGCGAGGCGCTGCGGTTGAAGCCGGACCTATGGAAGATCCAGGCGCTGCTCGGCATGGCGGAGCATCGATCCGGTGATAATGCAGCCGCGCGCAGCGACCTTGAGAAGTCTTTGCCGGAGCTTCAGGAGAAGAAGATTCGAATTGAGGCAGGGCTGGAGCTGGTTGAGCTTGACTCGGCGAGTGACGATCTGGAGAAGGCGGCTGCGGTGGTAAGTACGCTGCTGGCGCTCGACCCGGAGAATCCACAATTGCTTTATACCGCGTACCAAATCCATTCCGACCTGGCACGGCAGGCGATTCTCAGCTTATCGCTGGTGGCGCCGAAGTCGGCGCTTATGTACCAGGCGGCGGCCCACGAAGCCGCCAGACGCGGCGACACCGCCAGCGCGATTGTGCATTATCGAGAGGCTTTGAAGATCGATCCCAAGTTGCCGGGGCTTCATTTCGAGCTGGCGGAGATGTTAAGCAGTCTGCCAGCTACGGCCGCATCGAGCGTGGAAGCCAAGTCGGAATATGAAGCGGCGCTAGCGCAGAATTCATTCGACGAAAGGGCGGAGCTAAGACTGGCGGAGATCGCAATGCAGGCGAATGACCAGACGAAGGCCTATGCCTTTGGTGCACGGGCGCTGCAGTTGCAGCCGGACGACGCGGAGGCGAACTACGAAGTGGCGAAAATGCTGCTGGCGATGGACCAGCCTGCAAAGGCAGAACCACTGCTGGAGCATGCCGTGCGGCTGGATCCGACGAATGCCGTCATTCACTTTCGCTTGAGCACGGTCTATCACCGGCTGGGAAGAAACGTGGATGCGGAGCGCGAGGTCCAGGAATATCACAAATACAAGGACTTGAAAGAGCATCTACGGGTCACCTGGAAGGAACTGCAGTTGAACCCCGAGAAGCAGGGTGTGTTCGAAAGCAAGATAGAGAAATAG
- a CDS encoding TonB-dependent receptor, protein MNLIQSGLTSKKTKWWCGCLIAVCLSLCTGTVARAQSSASGAIRGSVTDPTGAVIPEASVSVVNVDTGEEKLFTTNKDGLYDTVSTPHGQYRVTITAPGFEALVLGPITLDIGTITLNGHMSMGSQFQRVVVTTDTAALLHTESGEQSTTFDEKTMLQLPQVGQDWANFTILLPGSAGASSANGVTTPGAAVSLNGSMPYSGNFLSDGGSVTNPHSADVETDTFDTVAEVDIEDSNFSAQYGIGGVVFNQITKGGTNQFHGSAYEHFQNDALNARSYFNAPDQRIPPLKFNQFGGSIGGPFWRNKMFFFFNYDKSIDNQSYTNFASMPTDALKGVNTANGQFDLTQLMPLDGNGNKLPVTDSNGNNIINPCNGNVVYQGEIFDPATQTTVNGQTCRLPFATDNVIPAGRVDPVAQNMLKYFPQPNQNTTQGINGDYYYVVPTPYPSTRIFGRIDYDFNSKNRLTSSIAVRDANSPVYSEWVCPVACYHDDTSDYSSQTSDVWSFSSNLVNEFRFSFNRQGSYLTPFSKGLGIPAAIGLQYAKADVFPNLTINGNVCCDSPYSGTNTDYVQNVYQPSDVVTLIRGKHVLHFGGELIMLEDNSTNWGNVDAGDFTFSGQYTQASQAATGSGAGWADFLLGDVQSWGATNSPLFGGRQKSPQVFVQDDIKLRPNLTVNVGLRYQIQEGWREVKNRMGDFDPTIFNTVSGNYGAMWFSPAANRTQAQANVYSGVLPRLGFAYSIKPTMVIRGGWGMYTTPWSVDQYGNAKGVGYGQSGSAQDQTNGITPLTTLSGPGNFYGTVTPLPYLNASTSATAYNGQNAPNYDPYHTPLTYLYSWSLGVQREFAHGIVSELAYVGKHGANMQFKGDINQVPVQNLSPNDNPTGRPYPQYQQIGGSTFNAISNYNSLQAQIKKRLEGGISFSAAYTWSKFLDDMDVSPFNGQGGTINFQNFHDPGSNYAPSNFDIRESLKSSIVYQLPFGIGQRWLNQNHLLDEGIGGWQVSAIVINQSGNPFTVVYNGPNNSYSQAGAWYPNVLRPAQYINKSINEWYDPTAFVTAANATFGNSRRNSLRAPGIDTTNFSMGKTFHFTEGVGLQLRADATNIFNHPDFDAPDGNFNDPVNLSTPGRPQGAGTISSTTVLGRTMQISARVSF, encoded by the coding sequence ATGAACCTTATTCAAAGCGGGCTTACTTCTAAAAAGACGAAGTGGTGGTGCGGCTGTTTGATCGCGGTTTGTCTATCGCTATGTACGGGAACGGTTGCGCGAGCTCAGAGTTCCGCGAGTGGCGCGATCCGCGGCTCGGTGACCGATCCGACGGGTGCGGTGATCCCGGAAGCATCGGTATCGGTGGTTAATGTAGATACGGGGGAAGAGAAGCTCTTCACCACGAACAAGGACGGGCTCTACGACACGGTCTCGACGCCGCACGGTCAGTACCGGGTTACGATCACGGCGCCCGGCTTTGAGGCCCTGGTGCTGGGCCCGATTACGCTTGATATCGGCACGATCACATTGAACGGCCACATGAGTATGGGGAGCCAATTTCAGCGAGTTGTCGTAACCACCGATACCGCGGCGCTGTTGCACACCGAGAGCGGGGAGCAGTCGACTACGTTCGATGAAAAGACGATGCTGCAGCTGCCGCAAGTGGGGCAAGATTGGGCAAACTTTACTATCCTCCTGCCAGGAAGCGCGGGCGCTTCATCGGCGAATGGAGTTACAACTCCGGGAGCAGCAGTTTCGCTGAACGGAAGTATGCCTTACAGCGGCAACTTCCTTTCGGATGGCGGTTCGGTGACGAACCCGCATAGCGCCGATGTAGAGACTGATACCTTCGACACGGTCGCAGAAGTCGACATCGAGGACTCGAATTTTTCCGCTCAGTACGGGATCGGCGGGGTTGTTTTCAACCAGATTACCAAGGGCGGCACGAACCAGTTTCACGGCTCGGCCTACGAACATTTTCAGAATGATGCTTTGAATGCGCGCAGCTACTTCAATGCGCCCGATCAGCGGATACCGCCGCTGAAGTTCAACCAGTTTGGCGGATCGATCGGCGGCCCCTTCTGGCGTAACAAGATGTTCTTCTTTTTCAACTACGACAAGAGCATCGATAACCAGTCCTATACTAACTTCGCCTCCATGCCGACCGACGCCCTGAAGGGCGTGAATACGGCAAACGGACAATTTGACCTGACGCAGCTGATGCCGCTGGATGGTAATGGAAACAAGCTGCCGGTCACCGACAGCAACGGGAACAACATCATCAACCCCTGCAACGGCAATGTCGTTTATCAAGGCGAGATTTTCGATCCGGCGACCCAGACGACGGTGAATGGGCAGACATGCCGTTTGCCTTTCGCGACTGACAACGTCATTCCCGCAGGCCGCGTCGACCCGGTCGCGCAAAACATGCTGAAATACTTCCCTCAGCCCAATCAAAATACCACCCAGGGAATCAACGGTGATTACTACTATGTGGTGCCGACTCCGTACCCCTCGACGCGGATTTTTGGACGGATCGATTATGACTTCAACAGCAAGAACCGGTTGACGTCGTCGATTGCGGTGCGGGACGCAAATTCCCCGGTGTATTCGGAGTGGGTATGCCCGGTGGCCTGCTATCACGATGACACTTCGGATTATTCGAGTCAGACCTCCGACGTATGGTCCTTCAGCTCGAACCTGGTCAACGAATTTCGCTTCAGCTTCAATCGCCAGGGGAGTTATTTGACGCCGTTTTCGAAGGGGCTCGGCATACCAGCGGCGATCGGACTGCAGTATGCGAAAGCCGATGTTTTCCCCAACCTTACGATCAACGGGAACGTTTGCTGCGATTCGCCTTACTCGGGCACGAACACGGACTATGTGCAGAACGTGTATCAGCCATCGGATGTTGTGACGTTGATCCGAGGCAAGCACGTTTTGCATTTCGGCGGCGAGCTGATCATGCTGGAGGATAACTCAACCAACTGGGGCAATGTGGATGCGGGAGACTTCACTTTTTCCGGGCAATACACGCAGGCGAGCCAGGCGGCTACGGGAAGTGGCGCGGGTTGGGCCGACTTTCTATTAGGCGATGTGCAGAGTTGGGGCGCCACCAATTCGCCGCTGTTCGGCGGCCGGCAGAAGAGCCCGCAGGTTTTCGTTCAAGACGACATCAAGCTGCGGCCCAATCTAACGGTGAACGTTGGCTTGCGGTATCAGATTCAAGAAGGCTGGCGAGAGGTGAAGAACCGGATGGGAGACTTCGATCCGACGATCTTCAATACGGTCTCCGGCAACTACGGGGCGATGTGGTTCTCGCCGGCGGCCAACCGCACCCAGGCACAGGCGAATGTCTACTCGGGTGTGCTGCCGCGGCTGGGGTTCGCATATTCGATCAAGCCGACGATGGTGATTCGCGGCGGATGGGGAATGTACACCACGCCTTGGAGCGTCGACCAGTACGGGAACGCAAAGGGGGTCGGATACGGGCAATCAGGAAGCGCGCAGGACCAGACCAACGGCATTACGCCACTCACGACGCTGTCGGGGCCGGGAAATTTTTATGGCACCGTGACTCCGCTGCCCTACCTCAATGCGTCGACCTCTGCGACGGCGTACAACGGTCAGAACGCGCCGAACTATGACCCGTATCATACCCCGTTGACTTATTTGTATTCATGGTCGCTGGGAGTGCAGCGGGAGTTCGCTCACGGGATTGTGTCGGAGCTTGCCTATGTCGGAAAGCACGGCGCCAACATGCAGTTCAAAGGCGATATCAATCAGGTGCCGGTACAGAATCTGTCGCCGAACGACAATCCGACTGGCCGGCCTTATCCGCAATATCAGCAGATTGGCGGAAGTACTTTCAACGCTATCTCCAATTACAACTCGCTGCAGGCACAGATCAAGAAGCGGCTGGAGGGCGGCATCTCGTTCAGCGCTGCCTATACGTGGTCGAAATTCCTGGATGACATGGACGTGTCACCATTCAATGGCCAGGGCGGCACGATTAACTTCCAGAATTTCCATGATCCAGGAAGCAATTATGCTCCCTCCAACTTCGATATTCGGGAGTCTTTGAAGAGCAGCATTGTGTATCAGCTGCCGTTCGGCATCGGGCAGAGGTGGTTGAACCAGAATCACCTGCTGGATGAGGGGATAGGCGGATGGCAGGTTTCGGCCATCGTGATCAACCAGAGCGGGAACCCGTTCACGGTGGTCTATAACGGCCCGAACAACTCCTACTCCCAGGCGGGCGCCTGGTATCCGAACGTGCTGCGGCCTGCCCAGTACATCAACAAGAGCATTAACGAGTGGTACGATCCGACGGCGTTTGTCACCGCGGCGAATGCGACTTTCGGCAACTCGAGGAGAAACTCTCTGCGCGCGCCGGGGATCGATACGACGAACTTCTCGATGGGCAAGACCTTCCATTTCACCGAGGGGGTCGGACTTCAGTTACGCGCGGATGCGACGAACATCTTCAACCATCCTGATTTCGATGCTCCGGATGGGAACTTCAACGACCCTGTCAATTTATCGACACCCGGCAGACCGCAGGGCGCGGGAACCATCAGCTCAACCACGGTTCTCGGCCGCACGATGCAGATCAGCGCACGGGTCTCCTTCTAG